The following are from one region of the Paenibacillus sp. KS-LC4 genome:
- a CDS encoding ABC transporter substrate-binding protein: MKKAGKLGMSLLMATMLLVTSACGSGNSGTAGAGNTGGTSAPAAASSEPAAAPADKKVTLGFAQVGAESGWRTANTNSIKESAAAAGYDLKFSDAQQKQENQIKAIRSYIQQKVDVIAFSPVVESGWDTVLKEAKDAGIPVILTDRAVDSADTSLYQTFIGSDFVEEGRRAGQWLVDKYKDSTEEINIVELQGTTGSAPAIDRKTGFEEIIKGNANLKVIASQTGDFTRAKGNEVMQSFLKANKKIDVLYAHNDDMALGAIQAIEAAGLKPGEDIIIISIDGVKDGFVAASEGKINFIVECNPLLGPQLMQAVQDVLDGKTIEKRIVTEEGVFTSEQAKAALPDRKY; this comes from the coding sequence ATGAAAAAAGCAGGAAAACTAGGCATGTCGCTACTGATGGCGACGATGCTGCTCGTCACATCCGCTTGCGGAAGCGGCAATAGCGGAACGGCAGGTGCAGGCAATACTGGAGGGACAAGCGCTCCGGCAGCGGCAAGCAGTGAGCCGGCAGCAGCGCCAGCAGACAAAAAAGTAACGCTCGGCTTCGCACAGGTTGGTGCGGAAAGCGGCTGGCGTACAGCGAATACAAACTCGATTAAGGAATCAGCAGCAGCAGCGGGTTACGATTTGAAGTTTTCCGATGCTCAGCAAAAACAAGAAAACCAAATTAAAGCGATTCGTTCCTACATTCAGCAAAAGGTAGACGTTATCGCATTTTCTCCGGTCGTAGAATCTGGCTGGGATACAGTATTAAAAGAAGCGAAGGATGCGGGCATTCCGGTCATCTTGACAGACCGCGCTGTTGATTCGGCAGATACTTCGCTGTACCAAACGTTTATTGGCTCCGACTTCGTAGAAGAAGGCCGCCGTGCTGGACAATGGCTCGTTGATAAATACAAGGATTCGACTGAAGAAATCAACATTGTCGAGCTGCAAGGCACAACAGGCTCGGCACCAGCGATTGATCGCAAAACAGGCTTCGAGGAAATCATCAAGGGCAATGCCAACCTGAAGGTTATCGCTTCGCAAACAGGCGATTTTACCCGTGCTAAAGGCAATGAGGTTATGCAATCTTTCTTGAAAGCAAACAAAAAGATCGACGTTCTTTATGCTCATAATGATGACATGGCGCTTGGCGCGATTCAAGCGATTGAAGCAGCTGGCCTCAAGCCGGGCGAAGACATTATCATTATTTCCATTGATGGCGTTAAAGACGGTTTTGTTGCAGCAAGCGAAGGCAAAATCAACTTTATCGTAGAATGCAATCCGCTGCTCGGACCACAATTGATGCAGGCAGTACAGGATGTGCTGGACGGCAAAACAATTGAGAAGCGTATCGTAACAGAGGAAGGCGTCTTTACTTCAGAGCAAGCGAAGGCTGCCCTGCCTGACCGGAAATACTAG
- a CDS encoding sugar ABC transporter ATP-binding protein, which produces MEREREPILQMSNIHKGFPGVKALSGVNFRLFPGEIHALMGENGAGKSTLIKVLTGVYSIDQGTVELARQRMAIDSPQSAQTAGISTVYQEVNLCPNLSVAENIFIGREPRRFGRILWKEMNAAAEELLFTRLQIRLDVKLPLSAYSVAIQQLVAIGRALNISAKVLILDEPTSSLDRNEVKQLFEVMNKLKAEGLAILFVTHFLDQVYEVSDRITILRGGEFVGEYLAKELPRIELVSKMIGKELEQLDALPREKEAAPAAEHSKDLVIDAKALGRKGAIEPFDLTIRKGEVVGLAGLLGSGRTELARLFFGADRPDHGTLRVNGVKEGIAAPREAIDQGIAFCSENRKTEGIIDELTIRENMILALQATRGWFRAIPRKRQDEFADEYIKALNINPPNPEQLIKNLSGGNQQKVILGRWLLTQPKLLILDEPTRGIDVGAKAEIQKLVLKLSGEGMSVLFVSSELEEVLRVSDRIAVLRDHVVVKEIAEDEMSQQQLMQAMAGE; this is translated from the coding sequence ATGGAGCGGGAACGCGAACCTATCCTGCAAATGAGCAATATTCATAAAGGCTTTCCGGGCGTAAAAGCTTTATCCGGCGTCAATTTTCGCCTCTTTCCCGGCGAGATTCATGCGCTGATGGGCGAAAACGGGGCAGGAAAGTCCACCTTGATTAAGGTGCTGACAGGTGTTTACTCCATTGATCAAGGCACGGTAGAGCTTGCGCGGCAGCGTATGGCCATCGACAGCCCTCAGTCGGCGCAAACGGCTGGCATTAGTACGGTTTATCAGGAAGTGAATCTATGTCCGAATTTGTCAGTTGCTGAAAATATTTTTATCGGCCGCGAGCCGCGGCGTTTTGGCCGTATTTTATGGAAAGAGATGAACGCGGCAGCCGAAGAGCTGCTGTTTACCCGCTTACAAATTCGTTTGGATGTAAAGCTGCCGTTATCGGCCTATTCTGTTGCGATTCAGCAGCTTGTTGCTATTGGGCGGGCGCTGAATATTTCGGCGAAGGTGCTCATTTTGGATGAGCCGACGTCGAGTCTTGACCGCAATGAAGTGAAGCAGCTGTTTGAGGTGATGAACAAGCTAAAGGCTGAAGGGCTGGCCATTTTGTTCGTCACGCATTTTCTGGATCAGGTGTATGAGGTGTCCGATCGAATAACCATTCTCCGTGGTGGAGAATTTGTAGGGGAGTATTTGGCGAAGGAGCTTCCCCGGATAGAGCTCGTATCGAAAATGATCGGCAAGGAGCTGGAGCAGCTCGATGCGCTGCCGCGTGAGAAGGAGGCAGCACCCGCTGCTGAGCATTCGAAGGATTTGGTAATCGACGCGAAGGCTCTGGGCCGCAAAGGGGCCATTGAGCCGTTCGACCTGACGATTCGCAAGGGCGAGGTTGTTGGTCTTGCTGGCTTGCTTGGCTCAGGAAGGACGGAGCTTGCGCGGCTATTCTTTGGCGCAGATCGGCCAGATCATGGCACGCTGCGGGTGAATGGCGTGAAGGAGGGCATCGCTGCTCCTCGCGAGGCGATTGATCAGGGCATTGCCTTCTGCTCGGAAAACCGCAAAACAGAAGGCATTATCGACGAGCTGACGATTCGTGAAAATATGATTCTTGCCCTGCAGGCGACGCGCGGCTGGTTTCGCGCCATTCCCCGCAAGCGCCAGGATGAGTTTGCTGACGAATATATTAAGGCGCTCAATATTAATCCGCCTAACCCGGAGCAGCTGATTAAGAACCTTAGCGGCGGCAATCAGCAGAAGGTTATTCTTGGACGCTGGCTGCTGACTCAGCCGAAGCTGCTCATCCTTGATGAGCCGACGCGCGGCATTGACGTTGGCGCAAAGGCGGAAATCCAGAAGCTTGTGCTGAAGCTGTCGGGTGAAGGCATGTCGGTGTTGTTCGTCTCCTCGGAGCTGGAGGAGGTGCTGCGGGTTAGCGACAGAATCGCGGTGCTGCGAGACCATGTAGTAGTCAAGGAAATAGCAGAAGATGAAATGAGCCAGCAGCAGCTTATGCAGGCCATGGCAGGGGAGTGA
- a CDS encoding response regulator, which translates to MKKVMLVDDEILVRESIRDCINWEQEGFIFCGDASDGELALPLIEQRQPDILITDIKMPFMDGLELSAIVRERMPDIKIIILSGHDEFEYARAALRVGVEEYCLKPVSAADIVKTLHDVSRSIDRERYERELLEKKQLAQGGSAEQLRHKLLSDLCSGFITTAEALHQAGSLSIGLTASYYAAAISDIRCTEGSVSVDLATQQQTELLLHEAIGSLLPGALSYKRSQTETIWLLKSESLPQLQEVLARFASSWKEQAERSAGCTIAVGIGSIQDRLQGIHSSFLEAEDDKHWRRLSGQNRKALRDAASGLSEQSVVAQRQRFIDFLKLGTPAKTEAFIASFAAGFQQLDWRGAFYGYYLLNDLTIEAVHIAKSIQRNPDMPKEQLDKLQLAMSEVRSQEDACCYLQALLSQFWQWRAGAADKYAEMLNQVKDYILKHYGDDHLSLNDAAEHVRVSPSHLSKVFSQETGQTFIEFLTHTRIRKAMELLQASNAKSYEIAHQVGYNDAHYFSNLFKRVTGMTTTQFRKQQEQDSSSPAAGGVYHHASTSGNVLP; encoded by the coding sequence ATGAAAAAGGTTATGCTCGTTGACGACGAGATTCTAGTCAGGGAAAGCATTCGGGACTGTATCAATTGGGAGCAAGAGGGCTTTATATTTTGCGGGGACGCCTCCGATGGCGAGCTGGCGCTGCCGCTTATTGAGCAGCGCCAGCCAGATATCCTCATCACCGATATTAAGATGCCGTTTATGGATGGATTGGAGCTGAGCGCCATCGTCCGCGAACGGATGCCGGATATCAAAATCATTATTCTAAGCGGGCATGACGAATTTGAATATGCCCGCGCGGCACTGCGAGTCGGGGTAGAAGAATATTGCCTCAAGCCGGTCAGTGCTGCCGATATCGTAAAGACGCTGCATGACGTCAGCCGCAGCATTGACCGCGAGCGCTACGAGCGCGAGCTGCTGGAGAAGAAGCAGCTCGCTCAGGGCGGAAGCGCAGAACAGCTGAGGCATAAGCTGCTCAGCGATTTATGCAGCGGCTTTATTACAACAGCGGAAGCCCTCCATCAGGCCGGCTCGCTTTCGATTGGACTGACGGCAAGCTATTACGCAGCCGCCATCTCAGACATTCGCTGCACGGAAGGCTCCGTCAGCGTTGATTTAGCGACCCAGCAGCAGACAGAGCTGCTGCTGCACGAAGCGATCGGCTCCCTCCTGCCGGGAGCGCTCTCCTATAAGCGCAGCCAGACGGAAACGATCTGGCTGCTCAAGAGCGAATCGCTGCCGCAGCTGCAAGAGGTGCTGGCGCGCTTCGCCTCCAGCTGGAAGGAGCAGGCGGAGCGGAGTGCCGGCTGCACGATAGCTGTCGGCATCGGCAGCATTCAGGATCGCCTGCAAGGTATCCACTCCTCCTTTTTGGAGGCGGAGGATGATAAGCATTGGCGCAGGCTCTCCGGACAAAACCGCAAGGCGCTGCGCGATGCCGCCTCCGGCTTATCCGAGCAATCGGTGGTCGCCCAGCGCCAGCGCTTCATTGATTTTCTCAAGCTGGGCACGCCCGCCAAGACGGAGGCTTTCATCGCCAGCTTCGCCGCTGGGTTTCAGCAGTTGGACTGGCGTGGTGCCTTTTACGGCTATTATTTGCTTAATGATCTGACGATTGAAGCTGTTCATATTGCCAAATCCATTCAGCGTAATCCAGATATGCCGAAGGAGCAACTGGATAAGCTGCAATTGGCAATGAGCGAGGTCCGCAGCCAAGAGGATGCCTGCTGCTATCTCCAAGCACTGCTGTCGCAGTTCTGGCAATGGCGCGCAGGCGCCGCGGATAAGTACGCCGAAATGCTGAACCAGGTAAAGGACTATATTTTAAAGCATTATGGCGATGATCATTTGTCGCTGAATGATGCGGCAGAGCATGTGCGCGTCAGCCCCAGCCATCTTAGCAAAGTGTTCAGCCAAGAAACGGGCCAAACCTTTATTGAATTTCTGACCCACACGCGCATCCGCAAAGCGATGGAGCTGCTACAGGCATCGAATGCAAAGTCGTATGAAATCGCCCATCAAGTCGGCTATAATGACGCGCATTATTTTTCTAATTTGTTCAAGCGGGTAACGGGCATGACAACAACGCAGTTTCGCAAGCAGCAAGAGCAAGATAGCAGCTCGCCTGCTGCAGGAGGAGTGTATCACCATGCCAGCACGAGCGGCAATGTTCTTCCATAA
- a CDS encoding sensor histidine kinase, which produces MKLMRWIFSSLRAKLLLMFIILTSVPLIAVGLISYQKSYNAVSDHSKAATMLVVGQLGNDIDALLEDTGRLLELENNPQVLHYLFSQTDTYEDAKAIIQTMNLYRETYKYESVLNITVVNLYGRGLSERKGVFQLDRNPLRNPHFQYLLNHPDEVLNIPPPDASPLDRLDGFYYSQNNVISIMATVKQQITHEVIGFIVIDLDDSIIERYCENITLGKSGYVYVLDQAGNPIFLPSAMTSAAKVQPPADLSSQLALEQNSYVDYSVGRPKFVAFTTSSTTGWKIVGSVPLQEIVAEANDIRQLIIISVLLSIVFAITLHYFITARLTRPIQLLKSKMRLAAGGFLEVKVQPSGHDEIADLGNSFNIMLEKIKRLLKQSIEEQEHLQKAELRTLQAQINPHFLYNTLDSIVWMAEAGRSGQVIQLVQALSRFFRISLNRGRDWIALKDELEHVQSYLIIQQMRYRDILDYELDVPEELKDLPILKMTLQPIVENALYHGIKNKRGKGLIRINAYASQDSDLYLIIEDNGIGMKPERLAELREALRMQHIPEETGSEVSGGFGLHNVQQRLRLYYGEAYTVIVESEDQLGTKVTIRIPMERMKPNEKGYAR; this is translated from the coding sequence ATGAAGCTGATGCGCTGGATTTTCTCAAGCCTTCGAGCCAAGCTGCTGCTGATGTTCATTATTCTGACCTCCGTTCCGCTAATCGCGGTTGGCCTCATCTCCTATCAGAAATCGTACAATGCGGTATCTGATCACAGCAAAGCAGCGACGATGCTCGTCGTAGGCCAGCTTGGCAATGACATTGATGCGCTGCTTGAGGATACGGGCAGGCTGCTGGAGCTGGAAAACAACCCGCAGGTGCTGCATTATTTATTTTCGCAAACGGATACGTATGAGGATGCTAAAGCTATTATTCAAACGATGAATTTGTACCGGGAAACGTATAAATATGAAAGCGTACTCAACATTACGGTCGTCAATCTTTATGGACGAGGCTTAAGCGAGCGCAAGGGCGTGTTCCAGCTGGACAGGAATCCGCTGCGCAACCCGCATTTTCAATATTTGCTTAACCATCCGGATGAGGTATTGAATATTCCACCGCCGGACGCCTCGCCGCTTGACCGTCTCGATGGCTTTTATTATTCACAGAATAACGTCATATCGATCATGGCAACGGTCAAGCAGCAAATTACCCACGAGGTAATCGGCTTTATCGTCATTGATTTGGATGATTCGATTATTGAGCGTTACTGTGAAAATATTACGCTTGGCAAGAGCGGCTACGTATATGTGCTCGACCAAGCAGGCAATCCCATCTTCCTCCCCTCGGCCATGACGAGCGCAGCGAAGGTACAGCCGCCTGCTGATCTCAGCTCACAGCTCGCCTTAGAGCAAAACAGCTATGTGGATTACAGCGTCGGCAGGCCGAAGTTCGTCGCCTTCACAACCTCGTCCACTACAGGCTGGAAAATCGTCGGCTCCGTGCCGCTGCAGGAAATTGTTGCCGAGGCGAATGATATTCGCCAACTGATCATTATTAGCGTGCTGCTCAGCATCGTGTTTGCGATTACGCTGCATTATTTCATTACAGCCCGCCTGACGCGGCCGATTCAGCTGCTGAAGAGCAAGATGCGGCTCGCAGCCGGCGGTTTTCTCGAGGTTAAGGTGCAGCCCAGCGGCCATGACGAAATTGCCGATTTAGGCAACAGCTTCAACATTATGCTGGAGAAAATCAAGAGGCTGCTCAAGCAAAGCATCGAGGAGCAGGAGCATCTGCAGAAGGCCGAGCTGCGGACGCTGCAAGCGCAAATTAATCCGCATTTTCTCTATAATACGCTCGATTCCATCGTTTGGATGGCCGAAGCCGGGCGCAGCGGGCAGGTTATCCAGCTGGTGCAGGCGCTGTCGCGCTTTTTCCGCATCAGCCTCAATCGAGGCAGGGACTGGATCGCCCTCAAGGATGAGCTGGAGCATGTACAAAGCTACTTGATCATTCAGCAGATGCGCTACCGCGACATATTGGACTATGAGTTGGATGTGCCGGAGGAGCTGAAGGATTTGCCGATTTTGAAAATGACGCTCCAGCCCATTGTTGAAAATGCCTTATATCACGGTATTAAAAATAAACGCGGTAAAGGTTTAATCCGCATAAATGCTTATGCCAGCCAAGATTCGGACTTATATTTAATCATTGAAGACAATGGCATCGGCATGAAGCCAGAGCGACTTGCCGAGCTGCGCGAGGCTCTCCGCATGCAGCATATACCTGAGGAAACGGGCTCGGAGGTATCCGGCGGCTTCGGCCTCCATAACGTCCAGCAGCGGCTGCGCCTCTATTACGGGGAAGCCTATACCGTTATCGTAGAAAGCGAAGACCAGCTTGGAACAAAGGTTACGATCCGCATTCCAATGGAGAGGATGAAGCCGAATGAAAAAGGTTATGCTCGTTGA